The Candidatus Eisenbacteria bacterium nucleotide sequence AACACCGTCATCGGGGCGCTTCCGGTCGTCTGGATCCTCACCACCGCGTTCTCGGGGCCATTCGCGGCCCACTACACGAGCCGACTGGCGCACCGGAAGCGGGCGGTGATCCTGCTCCACGCGCTCACCGGCATTCCGTACGCGTTCCTCGCGATCTGGTTCGGGCTCCTGAGCCGTCCCACGCCTGGAGTGGACATCACGGTCTTCCTCCTCACCTGGGGCGCCTCGTGGGTGCTCATGGGCTTCACCATCCCCGTCTGGATCAACTTCATCGCGAAGGTCACCCGGCCCGACATGCGCGCACGATCCTTCGGGACGATCTTCTTCTTCCAGACCCTGATGGGTGCGATCGGGGGATGGGTCGCGAGCCGTGTCCTCGCGTCGCACGTGCCGTTTCCCGCCAATTACGCAGTGGGGTTTCTCGTGGCGGGCGTTTGCATGACGCTCGGCGCCTTCTTCTTCCTGCCGGTGCGCGAGGAGCCGGGCGCGACCGTGGAGCCTGGGAAGGCCCTCGACACCGTGTTCCGCCACGCGCGCGAGATCCTCGCGGACCGGAGCGGCCTGCGCGTCTATCTCTGGGCGCTCGTCCTCTCGACGGGGAGCTACCTCTTGATCACGTTCTACCCGGTCTACGCCGAGTCGAGATTCTCGCTCCGGCCCCAGGACTCGGCGCTCTACACCGCCGTGTGCATGGGGGGGCAGATGCTCGGGAGCATCCTCACCGGTGTGATCGGGGACCGGTTCGGATACGTGCGCGTGGCGGTGATCGCGATGAGCGCGCTGTTCCTCGGCCTGGCGCTCGCCGTGTGGGGCACGAACCCCGCGACCTACTACGTGACCGCGTTCGTGCTCGGCATCTTCCTCGTCGCGGACCGCCTCGCGCTCTACAACCTGTCGATGGCGTTCAGTCCGCACGAGGACAACACGGCGTACCTCGGGGTGATCCCGGCCATCGTGGCCCCGGTGCAGGCGTTCGTGGCCGGATCGTCCGGCACCTTCATCGACCGATTCGGCTTCCTTCCTGTCGCGGCGGTTGGTCTCGCCGGAGCCGCGGTCGCCCTCTATCTCGTGGTGCTTCGTCTTCCGGAACCCGCGTACTCCCTCGCTGGAAGGAGGAAATCAGCATGATCCCGCTCCGGTACCGTTTGGCGCTCGGTGTGGCTTTCGGCTTTCTCCTCTCCGTGCTCTCGTC carries:
- a CDS encoding MFS transporter, with translation MTLPLDRHYKNVTWLLTVETFWGVSLALISMVAILPVFLSHLGASNTVIGALPVVWILTTAFSGPFAAHYTSRLAHRKRAVILLHALTGIPYAFLAIWFGLLSRPTPGVDITVFLLTWGASWVLMGFTIPVWINFIAKVTRPDMRARSFGTIFFFQTLMGAIGGWVASRVLASHVPFPANYAVGFLVAGVCMTLGAFFFLPVREEPGATVEPGKALDTVFRHAREILADRSGLRVYLWALVLSTGSYLLITFYPVYAESRFSLRPQDSALYTAVCMGGQMLGSILTGVIGDRFGYVRVAVIAMSALFLGLALAVWGTNPATYYVTAFVLGIFLVADRLALYNLSMAFSPHEDNTAYLGVIPAIVAPVQAFVAGSSGTFIDRFGFLPVAAVGLAGAAVALYLVVLRLPEPAYSLAGRRKSA